The Corynebacterium glaucum genome includes a region encoding these proteins:
- a CDS encoding oxygenase MpaB family protein codes for MTATIDPRRENQHQDTLRPEILPMSDNPYEDFRYFYRDGMPLRPAPKRRTKTPGWSTLRHNLFDRWHTVADSWDGYDSFQTKLLDDHMWQTDETGAKLAEAFKRDGAKKSRADFETALNEGIDKVADPSPELVEFFAEVDNIPEWIDLEAAERGRVAYYNVTPSAELLSIGFAYWATTMEDRTSAATGETQMFELEAFTRVMETVKFFVDLGKKGVFDRYSDGLKAAVRVRLLHAQANRGLEKLWGPEHYNEFGRPIGSSFLVSGEGWFALMPIGVDEFFGRYHSGEEWDDVAMYWAWVLHLMGAEERLIPKTGDEMRKMTDFIYANGGYSSTYHVQVATALMDILEKLDPQMPGQVLGALSLVIGDADTKFMVKGSRFEDTPYLHWKLAFAAKAKAEAVIWSLRDKLPGAEAAKIKKAADGKPPWSDVFKQIEDYVAENAPDVKAEYKLHDDSKEALR; via the coding sequence ATGACCGCGACTATTGATCCGCGTCGCGAGAATCAGCATCAAGACACGTTGAGGCCTGAGATTCTCCCGATGTCGGACAACCCGTACGAGGATTTCCGCTATTTCTACCGCGACGGCATGCCGCTGCGGCCGGCGCCGAAGCGCCGCACCAAGACGCCAGGTTGGTCCACACTGCGCCACAACCTCTTCGATAGGTGGCACACCGTCGCCGACAGCTGGGATGGATACGACTCGTTCCAAACCAAGCTGCTCGACGACCACATGTGGCAAACCGACGAGACCGGTGCGAAGCTGGCCGAGGCGTTTAAGCGCGACGGTGCCAAGAAATCCCGTGCGGACTTCGAAACCGCGCTGAACGAGGGCATCGACAAGGTTGCAGACCCGTCGCCGGAGCTCGTCGAGTTCTTCGCAGAGGTGGACAACATCCCGGAATGGATCGACCTCGAAGCTGCAGAGCGTGGCCGCGTCGCGTACTACAACGTCACCCCGTCCGCTGAGCTGCTGTCCATCGGGTTCGCGTATTGGGCAACCACGATGGAGGACCGCACCTCCGCTGCCACGGGTGAGACCCAGATGTTCGAGCTTGAGGCCTTCACCCGAGTGATGGAGACGGTGAAGTTCTTCGTTGACCTGGGCAAGAAGGGCGTGTTCGACCGCTACTCGGACGGTCTCAAGGCTGCGGTGCGCGTGCGTCTACTCCACGCCCAGGCGAACCGCGGCCTGGAGAAGTTGTGGGGCCCGGAGCACTACAACGAGTTCGGTCGTCCGATCGGCTCGTCCTTCCTCGTCTCCGGCGAGGGCTGGTTCGCCCTCATGCCGATCGGCGTCGACGAGTTCTTCGGCCGCTACCACTCCGGCGAGGAGTGGGATGACGTCGCCATGTACTGGGCGTGGGTGCTGCACCTCATGGGTGCGGAGGAGCGCCTGATCCCCAAGACCGGCGACGAGATGCGCAAGATGACCGATTTCATCTACGCCAACGGTGGCTACTCCTCGACGTACCACGTCCAGGTCGCCACCGCCCTGATGGACATTCTGGAAAAGCTCGATCCGCAGATGCCGGGCCAGGTGCTGGGCGCGCTGTCGCTGGTCATCGGTGACGCAGACACCAAGTTCATGGTCAAGGGCTCCCGCTTCGAGGACACCCCCTACCTGCACTGGAAGCTCGCGTTCGCGGCGAAAGCCAAGGCTGAAGCTGTGATCTGGAGCCTACGCGACAAGCTGCCGGGGGCTGAGGCCGCCAAGATCAAGAAGGCCGCCGACGGCAAGCCGCCTTGGTCCGATGTGTTTAAGCAGATCGAGGACTACGTGGCGGAGAACGCGCCCGACGTCAAGGCCGAGTACAAGCTTCACGACGATTCCAAGGAAGCACTGCGCTAA